CGACGTCCGCGTCGGCGCGCACGATCAGCGCGGACTTGCCGCCGAGTTCGAGCGTCAGCCGCTTCATGTCCTGCGCAGCGGCCTGCATGACCTTGCGGCCGACCGCCGTGCTGCCGGTGAACGAAATCTTGTCGACGAGCTGATGCGCCGCGAGCAGCGCGCCCACCTCGCCGCCGCCGTTCACGAGATTCACGACGCCATCGGGCACGCCCGCCGCCGTCATGATCTCCGCGAGCCGATGCTCGACCGGCGAGGTGAATTCGGACGGTTTCAGCACTGCCGTGCAGCCGGCCGCGAGCGCGGGCGCGATCTTCCACGCGGTCGTGACCATCGGGAAATTCCACGGCACGATCAGTGCGGCCACGCCCACCGCTTCGTAATGCCGTTCGCCTGTCACGGTGTCGTCGGGCAGCGCGAGCGTATCGGCGGCGAAGAGCGACGCGTCGGCGCACAGGTCCGCGTAGTAATCGAAAGTGGCGATGGCGTCGCTCACGTCGGTGTCGGCTTCGAGCGGCGGCTTGCCGCTCACCCGCTGCTGCATCGAAGAGAGCTGCGCGCGGTTCGCCGCGAGCAGCTCGGCGATCCCGCGCAACACCTTGCCGCGCGCGGCGGGCGGCTGGTTGCGCCATGCATCGAGCGCGCCGTGCGCGGCACTCACGGCGGCATCGACTTGCGCGGCATCGGCGTGTTCCTGCCAGCCGATGATCTCGCCCGTGGAAGCATTGTGGATCGCGTTGCCCGCTTCCCGGTTCGACGCGTCGACACGCATGCCCGCGATCGTCGCGGCGGGCAGCGCGAATGAAGTGTGATTGGTCATGATCGTCCTCGCGTGGTTCATCGGTAGGCGACGCCCGGCATCACGCAGAGCATCTCGAACGCGAGATTGGCGCCGACGAGCGCGGTCGTGCCGGCCTGATCGTAAGGCGGCGAGACCTCGACGAGATCCGCGCCCACGACGTTGAGCCCTTTCATGCCGCGCACGATTTCGAGGCCCTGCTGCACGCTCAGGCCGCCCACTTCGGGCGTGCCGGTGCCGGGTGCGAACGCGGGATCGAGCCCGTCGATATCGAAGCTCAGATACACGGGCGTGTCGCCCACGCGCGCGCGCACTTCTTCCATCAGCGGCGCGAGCGAGCGGTTCCAGCACGCTTCGGCCTGCACCACGGTGAAGCCCTGTTCGCGGCACCAGTCGAAGTCGTCGGCGTGATAGCCGGTGCCGCGCAAACCGATCTGCGTGACCTTGTCGCACCGGAGCAGGCCGTCTTCGACCGCGCGGCGAAACGGCGTGCCGTGCGCGATCTTCTCGCCGAACATCGTGTCGTTGACGTCGGCATGCGCGTCCACGTGCACCACGGCGACCTTGCCGTATTTCTTGTGCAACGCGCGCAGGATCGGCCACGCGATCGTGTGATCGCCGCCGAGCGTGATCGGACGGCAGCCGTTTGCGACGATCGCGTCGTAAGCCGACTCGATCAGACGCATCGAGTCCTTCAGGTCGTACGGGTTCGTGGCTACATCGCCCAGATCGGCCACTTGCAGCGAATCGAAGGGCGCGGCGCGCGTCGCCATGTTGTAGGGGCGCAGCAGCACGGATTCCGAGCGGATCTGGCGCGGCCCGAAGCGCGCGCCCGAGCGGTTCGACGTGCCGATATCGAGCGGCACGCCGACGAAACATGCGTCGAGGCCATCGGCGCTGGCCGCCTGCGGCAGGCGCATCATCGTCGCGATGCCGCCGAAGCGCGGCATGTCGTTGCCGCCGAGCGGCTGGTTGAGTTCGCGCTGCATGGGAGTCTCCCGTCATCGTAATGTGGACGGGCCGATGTTAGGCGACGCCTGCGCCGCGCGAATCACGAAGTGGGAATGTTTACATCGAACCCGGTCTATGTGAACGGGCCTTCAGAGCGCTGCCAGACGGGAGCAAGTCTGGCCCCACGCGATCAGGTCGCGCTTGGTGCGCACGCCGAGCTTCGCGAACGCGCGCTTCACATACGACTCGGCCGTGCCGATTCGCACGCCGATGATCTCAGCGGCTTCCGGCACCGTGCGGCCCGTGATGAGGTGCGCGCAGATTTCGTACTCGCGTTTGGACAGACGCACGTGGTCGGCGGCGATGCGCGCATCGAATTGCGCGAGCGGATGCAGGAACGATGTGGGATGCGCGACACGTCGCGCGGCGCTCGTCGAGGCGTGAAGCTCCAGCAGCGGAAACAGAAATTCGCTCACCTTGCGAAAGCGGTTCATCTCGGCGAGCGTGAACGGCGGCGCATCGAGCGCGCGTTCGAGCGCGATCGAATCCTGCGCGTGCGGCGTGCCGCGCGCGAGCACGCATTCGTGCGCGATCAGCGCTTCGTCGAAGAGGCGCTGACGAAATTCGCCGGGCGGTATCGCGCCGATGTCGCGCACCACGAGCAGCGTGCCGATCTTGCCGCGAATGCCCGCGAAAAGCGGATCGCTGTCGTAGAAGCGGTCGTAGTAGAGCGTCATGACTTCGGAGATCACGCCGCTGTCCATGCCCACGCCGCTGCTGCCGATCCATTCGCGGCGAAAGCCGGTGGGCCTGCTGTGATCGACACGCGAGCGCTCGATGTGCACGACATTGAGCGGCACGATTTCATTGAGAAACAGCGTGAGACGCGGCACGAAATCGGGTGTGCCGACCGCTTCGATCACTTGCCCGAGCGCCTTGAACGAAAGCGGAAAGTCGGCTGAGTCGCGGTTGAGCGGGGGTACGTTGAGCAGCATTGCGCGCCCCAGAGAAAAGGCAGTCCGATTTTAGCCCATGCGCCGCAATGCCCGCCACACGGGGTTTCCAGCGAATACTCCGCGCGCTCTACGTGTTTACCCGCGAATCAGGAAACACGTTTTGCCTCCCCTGAGGGGGGGCATACCGGGGCGTCCCGAATCGGTAACTTTCCTCCACCGATTCAATTGAAAACCGACGCAATCAAGGACGCACATGAGCAAGCTGATTCAGGACATCGCGCCGCTGGGCGCAGGCATTGGCCAATTCACGAAGCTGGACTACGGCATGGACGAAAGCGACTGGCGCGCTGCGCAAGGCCAGAACGGCAACTACGTGATCGGCTGGTGGGAAGGCAAGGTCGGCGCCGTCGATTTCCCCGCGACGACCGCCGACGAAGCCGTGTGGCTCGTCGAAGGCAGGATCGCGCTGACCGACGTGAACGGCGGCCGCAAGGAGTTCGAAGCGGGACAGGGATATCTCTTGCCGGCGGGCTTCGCGGGCCGCTGGGAAACCATCGAAGACGCGAAGAAGTTCTACATCGTGCTCGAACCGCAGCAATAACCGTCGTCGAACGCCGCCGCCCGCACGGCAGCCGAACAGGAGACCAGGCATGAACGACCGCGCCCAATTTCTCGAAGCGGAGGTGGCCGCGCCCGCGCTCAGCGTCGAAGAAGCGCTCGCCCACACGAAGCTCTTTCCCTACTGGCTCGACAATCCCGCCGAGCCGCCCGCCGAAGCCGCGCTCACGAGCGAGACGCGCGCCGATCTGCTGATCGTCGGCGGCGGCTTCACCGGCCTGTGGGCCGCGGTGCAGGCGAAGGAGCAGATGCCCGAACTCGATGTCGTGCTGATCGAAGCGGGACAGGTCGCGCACGGCGCGTCGGGGCGCGCGGGCGGCATCATTTCGACCTCGGTGATGCACGGCCTGCCCAACGCCGTGCGGGTGTTTCCGAACGATATCGCCGAGCTGGAGGAATTCGGGCAGCGCAATCTCGATGGCTTCGAAGCGACGCTCAAGCGCTACGACATCGACGCCGACATCGAATGGAACGGCGAGATGACGGTGGCGGTCGACCCCGATCACGTCGATCATCTGCGCGCCGATTTCGACCTGCACAAGTCTTACGGCCACGATGTCGAACTGCTCGACGCGGCGGCCACGCGCGCGCAGCTCGATTCGCCGCTGTTCGCGGGCGCGCTCTGGTCGCGCAACCGCAGCGGCATCGTGCATCCGGCCAAGCTCGCGTGGGGCCTCAAGCGCGCGGCGCTCAAGCTCGGGGTGCGGCTCTACGAAAACACGCCGCTGATGAGCGTGAGCGACGAAGGCGCGAGCGTCTTCGTGAAGACGCCCGCGGGCACGGTGCGCGCGACGCGCGTGCTGTTCGGCAGCGGCACCGCGAAGGTCGGCATTGCGGATATCAACCGGCGCGTGCTGCAGGTGCGCGATCACGTGCTCGCCACCGAGCCGCTCACCGACGAACAACTCTCGCGCATCGGCTGGGCGCAGCGTCAGGGCATTTACGACACGCGCACGCAGCTCAACTATTTCCGTCTCACGAAGAACAACAACATCATCTTCGGCGGCCTCGTGAGCTATCACTTCGATGGCGATCCCAATCCGCCGGGCGACCAGAACCGCGAAACGTATTACCGGCTCGCGCAGGCGTTCTACACGACCTTTCCGCAATTGAGCGACGTGCGCTTCTCGCATGCGTGGGGCGGCCCGATCGATTACTGTTCGCGCGGTTCGGTGTTCGCGAAGCGCTATCTCGGCGACAAGGCCGTGTTCGTCGCGGGCTACACGGGTTTCGGCGTGGCCGCGAGCCGCTTCGGCGCGTTCATGGGCCTGAACATCCTGTTCGATCGCGACAGCCCCGAGCGCGCGCTCGATATCGCCAATCAAAGCCCCACCTACATTCCGCCCGAGCCGGTGCGCTGGCTGGCCGCGAAGGTGACCTTCCACGCGTTCGACGGCGCCGATGCCGAAGGCGGCTGGAAACGCGCGTGGATCAAGGGCATCAAGGCGATGGGTTTCCCCATGTGAACGCGGCGTTGCCAACGCGAGCCATCCGCATGTTCTCCAATACTTCCGATCTCGACCTGCGCCTCGTGCGCGTCTTTCTCGCCGTGGTCGACGCACGCGGCATCACCGCCGCCGAAGCGACGCTCGGCGTGCGCCAGTCGACCATCAGCTCGCAGCTTTCCGCGCTGGAGGCGCGCATGGGCTTCAGGCTGTGCGAGCGCGGGCGCGGCGGCTTCCGGCTCACGTCGAAGGGCGAGCGCTTCGTCGCATCGGCGCGCGCGCTGATCGCCGCGACCTCGCAGTTCGTCGCACAGGTGCGCGATATCGACCGCAAGCTCGTGGGCACCTTGTCGATCGGTCTGATCGGCCAGGCGTCGCACGTCGAGAACGCGCGCCTCGCCGAAGCGATCGGCGCATTCCGCAAGCGCGATCAGGCCGTGCGCTTCGCGATGCACGTCGCGCCGCCGCAGGAACTCGAAGAGAGCCTCGTCAATTCGCAACTCGATCTCGCGATCGGTTACTTCTGGCATCGGGTCGCGGGGCTGTCGTACAGCCGCCTGTTCAGCGAACGGCAGGTGATCTGCTGCGGGCGCGGTCATCCGCTCTTTCATGGCGGACCGGATGTGACGCTCGACCAGTTGCGCGCGCACGACTGGATCTGGCGCAGCTATCCCGTGCCCGAGGAACTCGCGAGCATCGGCGAGCGCAGGGTGACGGCCATCGCGGACAGCATCGATGCGGCCACCGTGCTGATTCTGTCGGGCAGTCATATCGGCTATCTGCCCGCGCATCACGCGGAAAGCTTCGAGCGGCGCGGCCTGATCCGCGTGCTCGGGCGCACCGCGTTCGGCTTCGACGTGCCGCTGCATCTCGCGATGAAGCGCGGCACGGCCGACCAGCCGATCGTGCGAGCGTTCTGTGAGGACCTTTTCGGCGTCTATGGCACGCGTGCGCACGAGCGTGACGTCCGCGTGAAACACGCCTGAACTAGCAGTGGAAGCATGAGCATGGTTTATTCGAGTGCATCAGAGTGACCGCCACATAACGACAGTGCGGTAGCAGGCGCGACGCGCCTGACGACACCTAAAGGAGCGAGACAATATGGCTGACAGCACGAGCATCACGCAGATCGAAACATTCGGTTTCGAGCGCATTCCCGACGCGTCGCGATATGCGCGGCCCATCGATCTATTCCGGCTGCTGTTCGGCGGCTGCAACACGTTTTCGACATCGGTGCTCGGCAGCTTTCCGATCCTCGTCGGCCTCTCGTTCGAGGCGAGCCTGTGGGCGATCATCCTCGGCGTGCTCGCGGGCACCTGCATCCTCGCGCCGATGAGCCTGTTCGGGCCGCGCAACGGCACGAGCGATCCGGTTTCGTCGGGCGCGCACTTCGGCATTCACGGGCGGATCGTCGGCTCGTTTCTCGCGGTGCTGACCTCGGTCGCGTTCTTCTCGCTCGCGGTGTGGAGTTCGGGCGACGCCCTCGTGGGCGGCGCGCACGACATGGTCGGCCTGCCCGTCAATCCGTGGACGCTCGGCACGGCGTACATGGTGTTCGCCGTGCTCGTGCTGATCGTGTGCATCTACGGCTTTCGCTTCATGCTGTGGGTGAACAAGATCGCGGTATGGGCGGCGAGCCTCATGTTCGTGCTCGGCGCGTTCGCCTTCGCGAACGCCTTCGACATGCACTACGCGGGCACGCTCCAGCACGGCAGCGCGGGCTTCTGGGCCGCGTTCATCGGCGCTGCGCTGGTGGCGCTCAGCAATCCGGTGTCGTTCGCTTCGACGCTCGGCGACTGGGCGCGCTACATTCCGCAAGCAACGCCGCGTCATCGCGTGATGGGCGCCGTGTTCGTCGCGCAGATCGCGACCTTCGTGCCGTTCTTCTTCGGCCTCGTCACCGCGACGATCATCGCGACGAAGGCGCCGAGCTACATCAGCGCGAACGACTACGTGGGCGGCCTGCTCGCCGTGTCGCCGCGCTGGTTCCTCTTGCCGATGTGCCTCATCGCGATCATCGGCGGGATGTCGACGGGCACGACCGCGCTCTACGGCACGGGCCTCGACATGTCGAGCATGTTTCCGCGCTTCCTCAACCGGGTGCGC
The Caballeronia sp. NK8 genome window above contains:
- a CDS encoding aldehyde dehydrogenase family protein gives rise to the protein MTNHTSFALPAATIAGMRVDASNREAGNAIHNASTGEIIGWQEHADAAQVDAAVSAAHGALDAWRNQPPAARGKVLRGIAELLAANRAQLSSMQQRVSGKPPLEADTDVSDAIATFDYYADLCADASLFAADTLALPDDTVTGERHYEAVGVAALIVPWNFPMVTTAWKIAPALAAGCTAVLKPSEFTSPVEHRLAEIMTAAGVPDGVVNLVNGGGEVGALLAAHQLVDKISFTGSTAVGRKVMQAAAQDMKRLTLELGGKSALIVRADADVEHAVALAVGGAFTNAGQMCSATSRIIVHDDVYRKFVAAFEAAVRALVVAPPHIDNVAMGPLVSRAQRERVQALLEQGIAGGAAVAFSGALENACAEGFFMAPVVIAEPDTANVLWTEEVFGPVACVKSFRTDDEAIALANDTRYGLVATVVTRDEDAARRYRRALRAGLVWINTPQLIFPQVCWGGLGLSGMGRELGVAGLRSYQELRHAIVSRG
- the speB gene encoding agmatinase, translating into MQRELNQPLGGNDMPRFGGIATMMRLPQAASADGLDACFVGVPLDIGTSNRSGARFGPRQIRSESVLLRPYNMATRAAPFDSLQVADLGDVATNPYDLKDSMRLIESAYDAIVANGCRPITLGGDHTIAWPILRALHKKYGKVAVVHVDAHADVNDTMFGEKIAHGTPFRRAVEDGLLRCDKVTQIGLRGTGYHADDFDWCREQGFTVVQAEACWNRSLAPLMEEVRARVGDTPVYLSFDIDGLDPAFAPGTGTPEVGGLSVQQGLEIVRGMKGLNVVGADLVEVSPPYDQAGTTALVGANLAFEMLCVMPGVAYR
- a CDS encoding LuxR C-terminal-related transcriptional regulator, which produces MLLNVPPLNRDSADFPLSFKALGQVIEAVGTPDFVPRLTLFLNEIVPLNVVHIERSRVDHSRPTGFRREWIGSSGVGMDSGVISEVMTLYYDRFYDSDPLFAGIRGKIGTLLVVRDIGAIPPGEFRQRLFDEALIAHECVLARGTPHAQDSIALERALDAPPFTLAEMNRFRKVSEFLFPLLELHASTSAARRVAHPTSFLHPLAQFDARIAADHVRLSKREYEICAHLITGRTVPEAAEIIGVRIGTAESYVKRAFAKLGVRTKRDLIAWGQTCSRLAAL
- a CDS encoding cupin domain-containing protein; translated protein: MSKLIQDIAPLGAGIGQFTKLDYGMDESDWRAAQGQNGNYVIGWWEGKVGAVDFPATTADEAVWLVEGRIALTDVNGGRKEFEAGQGYLLPAGFAGRWETIEDAKKFYIVLEPQQ
- a CDS encoding FAD-binding oxidoreductase, whose product is MNDRAQFLEAEVAAPALSVEEALAHTKLFPYWLDNPAEPPAEAALTSETRADLLIVGGGFTGLWAAVQAKEQMPELDVVLIEAGQVAHGASGRAGGIISTSVMHGLPNAVRVFPNDIAELEEFGQRNLDGFEATLKRYDIDADIEWNGEMTVAVDPDHVDHLRADFDLHKSYGHDVELLDAAATRAQLDSPLFAGALWSRNRSGIVHPAKLAWGLKRAALKLGVRLYENTPLMSVSDEGASVFVKTPAGTVRATRVLFGSGTAKVGIADINRRVLQVRDHVLATEPLTDEQLSRIGWAQRQGIYDTRTQLNYFRLTKNNNIIFGGLVSYHFDGDPNPPGDQNRETYYRLAQAFYTTFPQLSDVRFSHAWGGPIDYCSRGSVFAKRYLGDKAVFVAGYTGFGVAASRFGAFMGLNILFDRDSPERALDIANQSPTYIPPEPVRWLAAKVTFHAFDGADAEGGWKRAWIKGIKAMGFPM
- a CDS encoding LysR family transcriptional regulator, with protein sequence MFSNTSDLDLRLVRVFLAVVDARGITAAEATLGVRQSTISSQLSALEARMGFRLCERGRGGFRLTSKGERFVASARALIAATSQFVAQVRDIDRKLVGTLSIGLIGQASHVENARLAEAIGAFRKRDQAVRFAMHVAPPQELEESLVNSQLDLAIGYFWHRVAGLSYSRLFSERQVICCGRGHPLFHGGPDVTLDQLRAHDWIWRSYPVPEELASIGERRVTAIADSIDAATVLILSGSHIGYLPAHHAESFERRGLIRVLGRTAFGFDVPLHLAMKRGTADQPIVRAFCEDLFGVYGTRAHERDVRVKHA
- a CDS encoding cytosine permease; translation: MADSTSITQIETFGFERIPDASRYARPIDLFRLLFGGCNTFSTSVLGSFPILVGLSFEASLWAIILGVLAGTCILAPMSLFGPRNGTSDPVSSGAHFGIHGRIVGSFLAVLTSVAFFSLAVWSSGDALVGGAHDMVGLPVNPWTLGTAYMVFAVLVLIVCIYGFRFMLWVNKIAVWAASLMFVLGAFAFANAFDMHYAGTLQHGSAGFWAAFIGAALVALSNPVSFASTLGDWARYIPQATPRHRVMGAVFVAQIATFVPFFFGLVTATIIATKAPSYISANDYVGGLLAVSPRWFLLPMCLIAIIGGMSTGTTALYGTGLDMSSMFPRFLNRVRATMLIGTLAIGFIFVGRFAFNLVESVATFSTLICTFSCPWMAIMVIGFLQRRGFYLADDLQVFNRGGRGGHYWFTHGWNWRAMGAWLPAAFVGLAFVNLPGQFVGPLGALAGGCDLSVPVSFAVGGVLYLAMLWRFPEPDAVYGPQGRRFFGARQQRQRGRNAAPVAVGSRVHNLARSREQAE